In Crassostrea angulata isolate pt1a10 chromosome 4, ASM2561291v2, whole genome shotgun sequence, one genomic interval encodes:
- the LOC128180721 gene encoding IgGFc-binding protein-like produces MGRGLCLAVLILGVMSQSINGGAPNNRGNEFIVGFMENQGTSIDVEIFVTTMRTVTVNVNVTAPRYSSSINEQFSVKAGEVKQLFFPPAIRPTGTQKVPNGIHVLADDDVVIYAVNKEKYSNDAYLGVPVDVLGKEYYAVTYYPPSQQCELLIVGVEDSTTVTIKFPAIMQQTVTWNGQTYAAGSTLTGTVDRFDTWQLTSKGDLTGAYITSDKNVGVISGNKKTKIGLGGSSDHLCEMMIPVGRWGKNFISVPIPDRTVGDIFRFIASEASTTVTITGGHTETFTIANAGDMAEKEIPSGSYCSIKSDKAVMVVQLVLSQQSSAEPSDPAMMVLPPIEQFAADYTFTTPKYSLPPATYTSYFMFVIKDSDKDGLKIGGTPFSTTYNTVTHNGVDYAAGYIHVSEGTHTVRHDSPIKVFGGYLYGRANYETYAFTTGTRLAPINEPCTPTASAVGDGIDNDCDGLIDEEACWDSNTDDDGDSRQDEDCATPPPVDGQWADWAQWTACSVTCFSTTGASNNGSRSRERTCTNPAPAYDGKQCVGDPTEVEACSITNVFCPVDGAWTSWENWGSCTVTCGSGSQSRARTCTDPSPQYGGADCAGDTSEFKQGCNPSVCPTASVNNYVQHCISGYFTCLNSTNKCIEESKKCDCNPDCSDGSDELASYAGCAQATLDYCLASLPAGAQGVAFSSAMVAFSAFLALFLRLLN; encoded by the exons ATGGGAAGGG GACTATGTTTAGCAGTTTTGATCCTTGGTGTCATGAGCCAATCCATTAATG GAGGAGCACCAAACAACCGCGGGAATGAGTTTATCGTTGGTTTCATGGAGAACCAGGGTACCTCTATTGACGTGGAAATCTTCGTCACCACCATGCGAACCGTCACAGTCAACGTCAACGTGACGGCCCCTAGATACTCCTCCTCCATCAACGAACAGTTCAGCGTCAAGGCCGGTGAGGTCAAGCAGCTCTTTTTCCCGCCTGCAATCAGACCAACCGGTACTCAGAAAGTGCCCAACGGCATCCACGTGTTAGCCGACGATGACGTAGTAATATATGCCGTCAATAAAGAAAAGTATTCCAACGATGCATACTTGGGTGTTCCGGTGGATGTTTTGGGGAAAGAATACTACGCAGTCACATATTATCCACCATCCCAGCAATGTGAGCTGTTGATAGTTGGAGTCGAAGATAGCACAACGGTCACGATCAAATTTCCCGCCATAATGCAACAAACAGTCACGTGGAACGGCCAGACGTACGCCGCTGGCAGCACCTTAACTGGGACCGTGGATCGCTTTGATACTTGGCAGCTGACCTCAAAAGGTGACTTAACGGGAGCTTACATCACTTCCGACAAAAATGTCGGCGTTATTTCTGGCAACAAAAAGACAAAGATTGGATTAGGAGGCTCTTCCGATCATTTATGCGAAATGATGATCCCAGTCGGTCGGTGGGGAAAAAATTTCATCTCCGTACCCATTCCAGACAGAACCGTCGGGGACATTTTCAGATTCATCGCTAGTGAAGCTAGTACCACTGTCACTATTACAGGAGGCCATACCGAGACCTTCACCATCGCTAACGCTGGAGACATGGCCGAGAAAGAGATTCCCTCTGGATCCTACTGCTCCATCAAGTCAGACAAAGCTGTAATGGTCGTACAGTTAGTTCTCAGTCAGCAGTCCAGCGCAGAGCCCTCTGATCCTGCCATGATGGTGCTTCCACCTATCGAACAGTTTGCGGCTGACTACACCTTCACCACGCCTAAGTACTCACTCCCTCCTGCGACATACACTAGTTATTTCATGTTTGTAATCAAGGATTCCGACAAAGATGGCCTCAAGATCGGCGGAACTCCTTTCTCCACCACCTATAACACCGTCACGCACAATGGCGTCGACTACGCAGCAGGCTACATCCACGTCTCCGAGGGAACACACACCGTCCGTCATGACTCACCAATCAAAGTGTTCGGTGGATACCTCTACGGAAGAGCGAATTACGAAACTTACGCTTTTACGACCGGAACTCGACTTGCTCCCATCAACGAA CCTTGTACACCTACGGCATCAGCAGTGGGAGATGGTATTGACAATGACTGTGACGGTTTGATAGACGAGGAAGCTTGCTGGGACAGCAACACAG ATGATGATGGAGATTCCAGACAAGATGAAGATTGCGCCACTCCCCCGCCAG TTGACGGACAATGGGCGGACTGGGCGCAGTGGACGGCGTGCTCCGTGACCTGTTTTTCTACCACTGGCGCCAGCAACAACGGATCTCGTTCTCGCGAGAGGACTTGCACAAATCCCGCCCCCGCATACGATGGAAAGCAGTGTGTTGGCGACCCCACCGAGGTCGAGGCTTGTTCTATCACCAACGTGTTCTGTCCAG TTGACGGGGCTTGGACGTCTTGGGAAAATTGGGGCAGTTGCACCGTTACTTGTGGAAGCGGATCTCAGTCACGCGCACGCACGTGCACTGATCCCTCCCCTCAATATGGCGGAGCAGACTGTGCTGGAGACACAAGCGAGTTCAAACAAGGGTGTAACCCATCGGTGTGTCCCACCGCCAGCGTCAACAATTACGTTCAG CACTGTATATCCGGGTATTTTACCTGTCTGAATTCCACAAACAAATGCATCGAAGAATCCAAAAAGTGCGACTGCAACCCAGATTGTTCGGACGGCAGCGATGAACTGGCCAGCTACGCGGGGTGTGCCCAGGCCACTCTGGACTACTGTCTGGCCAGCTTGCCAGCAGGTGCTCAAG GTGTGGCATTCAGCAGTGCTATGGTTGCCTTCTCTGCTTTCCTGGCCCTATTCTTGCGCCTCCTTAACTAA